The nucleotide sequence AATGGCGCGCTGCTCGCGGATCACCGGCGAGGGCGATGCCTCCATCTCGGTCAGGAACAGTTTGGCACCAGCCTTGCGGCGGGGCATCGAGGTCGCCCAGATGAGCAGCGGTGCGGCCAATGCGGGGACGGTTGCCGGAGCCAACCACAGGGCAGTGCCCGGAGCGGCGATCACTGTTGCGCCGAGGGCGAGAGCGGCGAGAGCCACCATCCACCAGCTGGCGCGGAGGGCTGCGCCGAGCGGCACGAGAGTTTGCCCGCGCTGCGTCGCCGGCCAGCCCCCATCGAGCCGCAACAGGACCTGCGCCACCGAACGGCTCTGCATCAGCAGCATCGTCGGGGCCAGCAGCGTGGAGAGAAAGATCTCGCCCATCACTGAGCCGAGGGCGACAAGTGTCCCGCCAAAGCGACGGTTCTCGCCATCGATCGCGCCGCGCGCCAGGATCATCAGCTTGGGCACGATGAGGATGGACGCCACAGCCAGGCCCAGAACCCAGACCGGAATCGGAGAGCGCGCGAAATCAGGCAACATTGCCGGTAGATTGGGCAGTAGAGCCCCGGCAATGCTCGCCACCAGCAACAGCAGCCAGAGCGGCGAGGCCAGATAAGCCATGATGCCCTGAATGAAGGTAAACCGGCTCCAGGCCTTGAGCCCCGGCGCAAACAGCAGCCGACCGTGCTGCAGATTTCCCTGACACCATCGCCGGTCGCGCTTGGCATATTCGATGAGATTGTCCGGTGCTTCCTCGTAGGAGCCCTTGAGCCAGGGATCGACCTCAACCTTCCAGCCGGCGCGGGAGAGAAGCGCGGCTTCGACATAGTCGTGGCTCAGAATATGTCCGCCGAACGGCGGTGTGCCCGACAATTCCGGCAGGCCGCAGCTGGCCGCGAAGGCGCGCATTCGCACCATGGCGTTGTGCCCCCAATAAGGGCCTTCGCGCCCCTGCATCAGCGAGGCGCCCCGCGCGTAGGTCCGCGACAGATAGGCGGCTGCAAACTGGATCGAGCGCCCGAAGAGGGTCTGCGCATTGATGATTGTCGGCACCGTCTGCAGCAGGCCGAGCTCCGGGTTCGCCTCCAGTCGGCGCGCCATGGCGACGATGGTTTCGCCTTCCATCAGGCTGTCCGCATCAAGGATCAGCGCGAAGTCGTAGGCACCGCCGGAGCGGGAAACGAAATCCTCGATATTGCCGGCCTTGCGCCCAAGATTCTTATCGCGCCGCCGATAAAAAATCCGGCCTTCGCTCTGGGGTTCGACCAGCAGGCGCTGGAACTCAGACACTTCCCCGGCAGCAATTTTTGGATCCTGAGTGTCCGACAGCACGGCAAAATGGAAGCTTTCGGCGACTCCCAGCTGAACGAGGCTGCGGTTCATGGCGGCAATGCGCGCAAAGGTTGCGAGCGGGTCTTCATTGTAGACCGGCACCAAAATGGCGGTGCGCGAGTTCAGCGGGCCATCCTGTTTCGGGCGTGCAGGTCGGGGCACAAAGACGCCGAGAACAGCAGGCACGCCGCCCCAAACCAGCCAGAAGCCGCTGATGGCCACAAGGGCGCAGCGCAACAGGTCGAGCCAGTTGAGCCCGCCTTCCCCAGTGAAGCGCAGGAACAGCCACGCCCCGGCCAGGCTAAGGCCGGCGGCCGTGAAGAGAGCGAAGAAACGGAGAAGGATAGTTCGGACCATAAACTAGGGCGCTCAGCGTTCCGAGAATGGCCAGAAGGCTGCCCGGATCGCGCGCATCAGCAACCCGCGTGACTCCAGACGCTGCTTGGGCATGAACATGGGTGCATCGGGCAATCCCGCTGCGAGGGGGAGATCTGTGATGTGCTTCATGCTGCGGGCCTCCACTGGTAGAGCCAGGTTTCGGTGAGTTTCTTGCCCATCCCGACGAGATAGGCTTTGAGCTCAAGCGTGGCGCCGGGATCGGCCTCGACATCGAGCACCAGGCGCCAGACATCATTGGCGTCGATCCGCGACAGCACCGAGCTGCGCACCACGCCACCGCCAACGGTGGCCAGCACGTCAATCGGGGTGCCGGCCGGCAGAGCGGCGAGGTCGCCGCCCTTGAAGTCGATAACGAACTTGCGAAAATTGGCTGCGTTCTCGACACCAGACACACCACCAACGCCGCCGCGCGTCTCGGCCACATAGGCAAGGCTCGGGTTCTGCTCGGGGTTAAGATCACCCCAGATCAGCCGGTAGCTATACTCGCGTGCCTCACCGGCGCGGGCAGGTTCCGCCGGGATCCAGAAGGCAACGATATTGTCGTCGGCTTCGAGTTTGGCCGGAATTTCGATCAGACGCACCATTCCCTGCCCCCATGCGCCGATCGGCTCGACGCGGAGGGACGGCCGACGTTCATAATGCGCACCCGCGTCCTGGTAGCTCTCGAAGTCACGGCCGCGCTGATAGAGACCAAATGCGGCAGGATTGGTTTCGGACAGATAGGAATTGCCGAGCCAGGCGCTGTTGTTGAGCGCGCGCCACATGACTTCGCCGCTCTCGCGCTCGACCAGCAGGCCATTGCTGTCGTGCACTTGTGGGCGATAATCATCAAAGCCACCGCGATTGGCTTCGGCGTAAAGGAACATCGATGTCAGCGGCGCGACACCCAGCTCCTGGACGTCGGTGCGGAAGAAGAGCCGTGCGGTGACTTCCATCACGCTCTCCTGCGCGGCGTCGCTCGCAGGGGTAATTATGAAGCGATAAGCGCCGGTTACGCTCGGACTTTCAAGCGCTGCATAGATCGTAAGCGGCGCGCCGGCGACCGGTTCCTCGACATAGAGCTCTGAGAAGCGGGGGAACTCCTCAGGCACATCCACCCAGGAATTGAGAACCAGGCCACGGGCACTGACGCCGTAAATATTGTTCCGGCCAAGGGCGCGGAAATAGCTGGCACCGAGGAAGGTCACGAGCTCATCGACCGCATCCGGACGGTTGAGCGGGTAGTTTATGCGTAGGCCGGCCACGCCGGGGAAGCTCGCAGCCTCCGCCGCTTCGCCGATGGCTGCGTCGTGATAGTTGAAATCAGCGGCGCGGAAATCGACTGCGCGCGCCGTGCCACCCTCAATTTTGAAAATTTTGACCGGCTCGTTGTAGAGCCAGCCTAGGTGGAACGCCTGGAGGCGATAGCCGGCGGGATCGTCCGCCCATTTGCTGGCGTCGGCGCGATATTCGATCTTCCGGTAGGCGTCGTAATCGAGGCCCTGAAAGGCGGCGGGGATATCCACGGCCAGCGGCTGGAACGGATTGGCTGCCAGAATTTTCATGCGTTCGCTGAAGCTGTCGAAGTCGAACGCGACGCTTTCCGCTTCCTTCGCCAGTAGGGGCTTCGTCAGTGACGTTGTCGTCATAAGGAAGAGCGAAGTCCCAAGGCCAGCAAGCACTTGACGGCGGTTGAGCTGGTTTTCGTAATGACGCGTCACAGTGATACTCGTTCCATATCCAACCCTATCTAAGGCAGACGCGAAACGCCGCAGAGGCCGAAAAGTTGTTGCATGCGTGTCATGCGCTGCGCACATGAGCAAAATTATGGCGGGGCCGGAGCCATCCATATTTTGTCACGCAGAATTCGGCATACTGATGCAGTGACGTCACAATGTGGCGCAAAATCAATTCGTTAGCGCAGGTTGTCCCAACGTGGACTTATGAACGAGTGGAGGATTTCTGCTCGGACTGCTGATCGCGGCCTGCAGTCGTCATCGAGCAAGACGAGCAGCATAGGCAAAAGCATGACTAGCTGGCACGGCACCACTACTGCTGAAGCCCCCGCCAGTGTTCCCAGCGAGGAACGCGCCACCCGCAGACATCTCGGGCGGCATTCGGACGCCCCAGCCGATACTGGCCACGCAGTCGTGCGATCCACCCGAATCGCGGGTGCGTTGAGCGAGGCGACCGATCCCCTGGGCCACCGCTCCATCGATACCGGGCTTCGCAATTTCTCCCGGTGCATCCAGCAGCAGGAACAGAACACGGTGTTGCGCGACCGCCTCCGGTGCACTGAACATAAAAAGGGCCGGCCCGGAATGAACCGGGCCAGCCCTTCTTGGGATTGGAAACTGTGCAGGGGTCTTAAAGATCGACCCAGGCGCGGGTTTCGGTCGACGTCCGGACTGCGTCGAGGACGCGCTGGTTCTTCACGCCGTCGACGAAGGATGCACCCTGCTTGAGCGCGCGGCCTTCGGTGATGGCGGCGGAGAATTCACGCAGCGCACCGACGACCGACACGTTCCAGATGCCCTTGTTGAGGCCTTCGAGGCTCGCGTTCGGATCGTCCTGGGTGATTTCCTCGAAACCCTGGCCGGCCTTGGCGTAGAAGAGTTTCTCGTCTTCATTGGCCAGGGTGATTGTGCCCTTCGAGCCGAAAACCTGAGTGAGGTTGCCGATATTGTTGGCTGCGACACCGCTCATGAAGATCTGCGCACGCGCTTCGTTCTGCATGCGCAGGGTCATATAGGCGACGTCATCGGCCGTTGCGGTCCAGGCGTCACCGGTCGCCTTGTCGATGCGGTTGGGGATCACGGTCAGGGCTTCGCCCATCACTGAGTGCACCTCACCCAACCACCAGCGCACCATGTCGACCTGATGGCTGCCATTGGCGCCCAGGCGCCCGCCGCCATGTTCGATCAGGCTCCACCAGTCGCCCTTCGGACGCGCAGCAGGATCGGCCCAGCTAGCGCCGATATTGGCGATATTGACGTGGCGGATTTCACCGAGATCGCCATTGGCGATCATCTCGGCAACGCGCATGCGATTGGGGTTGAATCGCAGCTCGTGGTCGATCATGTGCACGCGCCCGAGAGCGGTTGCCTTGTCGAGCATGGCCTGGGCTTCGCCCGCGTTCATGGCCATCGGCTTTTCACACACGACGTGGGCGCCCGCTTCGAGGGCGGCGAGCGTCATCTCGGCGTGGGTATCGGTCGGCGTCGCGATCAGGACGGCGTCCGGCTTGTGCTTGGCGAGCATTTCCCGCCAGTCCGAATAGGCGTCGGCAATGCCAAAGGCATCTGCGGCCGAACGTGCACTTTCCAGGCGACCCGAAGCAACGGCCACCACTTCTGCGCCAGGTACATGGCGCAGAGCGGGGAGATAGGCAGCGCGGGCAAAGCTTGCGCCGATAACAGCGAATTTCATCGTAATTACCTATAGTTAGCCGTTGGACTTGAGGCGCGGATCGAGGAAGTCGCG is from Devosia sp. SD17-2 and encodes:
- the mdoH gene encoding glucans biosynthesis glucosyltransferase MdoH translates to MVRTILLRFFALFTAAGLSLAGAWLFLRFTGEGGLNWLDLLRCALVAISGFWLVWGGVPAVLGVFVPRPARPKQDGPLNSRTAILVPVYNEDPLATFARIAAMNRSLVQLGVAESFHFAVLSDTQDPKIAAGEVSEFQRLLVEPQSEGRIFYRRRDKNLGRKAGNIEDFVSRSGGAYDFALILDADSLMEGETIVAMARRLEANPELGLLQTVPTIINAQTLFGRSIQFAAAYLSRTYARGASLMQGREGPYWGHNAMVRMRAFAASCGLPELSGTPPFGGHILSHDYVEAALLSRAGWKVEVDPWLKGSYEEAPDNLIEYAKRDRRWCQGNLQHGRLLFAPGLKAWSRFTFIQGIMAYLASPLWLLLLVASIAGALLPNLPAMLPDFARSPIPVWVLGLAVASILIVPKLMILARGAIDGENRRFGGTLVALGSVMGEIFLSTLLAPTMLLMQSRSVAQVLLRLDGGWPATQRGQTLVPLGAALRASWWMVALAALALGATVIAAPGTALWLAPATVPALAAPLLIWATSMPRRKAGAKLFLTEMEASPSPVIREQRAIFAAWGGAHLPVDGRPAPVMVRSTDHVIA
- a CDS encoding glucan biosynthesis protein G, translated to MTRHYENQLNRRQVLAGLGTSLFLMTTTSLTKPLLAKEAESVAFDFDSFSERMKILAANPFQPLAVDIPAAFQGLDYDAYRKIEYRADASKWADDPAGYRLQAFHLGWLYNEPVKIFKIEGGTARAVDFRAADFNYHDAAIGEAAEAASFPGVAGLRINYPLNRPDAVDELVTFLGASYFRALGRNNIYGVSARGLVLNSWVDVPEEFPRFSELYVEEPVAGAPLTIYAALESPSVTGAYRFIITPASDAAQESVMEVTARLFFRTDVQELGVAPLTSMFLYAEANRGGFDDYRPQVHDSNGLLVERESGEVMWRALNNSAWLGNSYLSETNPAAFGLYQRGRDFESYQDAGAHYERRPSLRVEPIGAWGQGMVRLIEIPAKLEADDNIVAFWIPAEPARAGEAREYSYRLIWGDLNPEQNPSLAYVAETRGGVGGVSGVENAANFRKFVIDFKGGDLAALPAGTPIDVLATVGGGVVRSSVLSRIDANDVWRLVLDVEADPGATLELKAYLVGMGKKLTETWLYQWRPAA
- a CDS encoding Gfo/Idh/MocA family oxidoreductase: MKFAVIGASFARAAYLPALRHVPGAEVVAVASGRLESARSAADAFGIADAYSDWREMLAKHKPDAVLIATPTDTHAEMTLAALEAGAHVVCEKPMAMNAGEAQAMLDKATALGRVHMIDHELRFNPNRMRVAEMIANGDLGEIRHVNIANIGASWADPAARPKGDWWSLIEHGGGRLGANGSHQVDMVRWWLGEVHSVMGEALTVIPNRIDKATGDAWTATADDVAYMTLRMQNEARAQIFMSGVAANNIGNLTQVFGSKGTITLANEDEKLFYAKAGQGFEEITQDDPNASLEGLNKGIWNVSVVGALREFSAAITEGRALKQGASFVDGVKNQRVLDAVRTSTETRAWVDL